From one Paeniglutamicibacter psychrophenolicus genomic stretch:
- the lepB gene encoding signal peptidase I, producing the protein MVDRSTESESFSASTKRRSPSRGWRFVVGALAAAALITLVVRATVVDFFYIGSTSMESTLNPGDGLLVNRLAYKDAEIQRGDVVIFDGRGSFLPYERPGALDSLAWALRLAGKDAVYVKRVIGVGGDTVTCCSPDGRLVVNGIPLDEPYVLDGNKPSDLEFDVKIPEGRLWVMGDHRSVSEDSRALLGAPGGGMIPVDRVIGKVTDVIWPLDRRHPVEGHAPAP; encoded by the coding sequence ATCGTGGATCGATCTACTGAATCGGAAAGTTTTTCCGCTTCGACAAAGCGCCGGTCTCCTTCGAGGGGCTGGCGCTTTGTCGTTGGCGCGCTTGCAGCGGCGGCGCTGATCACCCTGGTTGTTCGGGCCACCGTCGTTGACTTCTTCTACATCGGTTCCACCTCCATGGAATCCACGTTGAACCCGGGTGATGGGTTGCTGGTGAACCGGCTTGCCTACAAGGACGCGGAGATCCAGCGCGGAGACGTGGTCATCTTTGACGGCCGCGGTTCTTTCCTGCCCTACGAGCGTCCCGGTGCCCTCGATTCCCTGGCCTGGGCGCTGCGCCTTGCCGGCAAGGATGCGGTGTACGTCAAGCGCGTCATCGGCGTCGGAGGCGACACCGTCACCTGCTGCAGCCCCGACGGACGACTGGTCGTCAACGGCATCCCGCTGGACGAGCCCTACGTTCTTGACGGAAACAAGCCAAGCGACCTCGAGTTCGACGTGAAGATCCCCGAGGGGCGCTTGTGGGTCATGGGGGACCACCGTTCGGTGTCCGAGGACTCGCGTGCGCTTCTTGGTGCACCGGGCGGCGGCATGATTCCCGTCGATCGAGTAATCGGCAAGGTCACCGATGTGATCTGGCCGCTGGATCGCCGGCACCCCGTCGAGGGCCACGCGCCGGCCCCATAG
- the rplS gene encoding 50S ribosomal protein L19, translated as MHILDSVDAASLRNDVPDFRPGDTVKVHVNIIEGKNTRVQVFQGFVLGRQGRGVGETFTVRKVSFGVGVERTFPVHSPVLEKIELVSRGDVRRAKLFYMRDRHGKAAKIREKRDFRTAK; from the coding sequence ATGCATATTCTCGACTCTGTCGATGCAGCCTCGCTGCGCAACGATGTTCCTGACTTCCGCCCGGGCGATACCGTCAAGGTCCACGTCAACATCATCGAAGGCAAGAACACCCGTGTTCAGGTTTTCCAGGGCTTCGTCCTTGGTCGCCAGGGCCGCGGCGTGGGCGAAACCTTCACCGTTCGCAAGGTCTCCTTCGGCGTCGGCGTAGAGCGTACCTTCCCGGTGCACTCCCCGGTCCTCGAAAAGATCGAACTGGTCTCCCGCGGTGACGTTCGCCGTGCGAAGCTGTTCTACATGCGCGATCGCCACGGCAAGGCCGCGAAGATCCGCGAAAAGCGCGACTTCCGGACCGCCAAGTAG
- the trmD gene encoding tRNA (guanosine(37)-N1)-methyltransferase TrmD — translation MRIDVVSIFPEYLAALDLSLIGKARREKLLDLNVHDLRDYTHDRHRTVDDTPYGGGAGMVMKPEPWGAALARIATESPVSNAPLGDKPILIVPSPAGAVFDQEMAYELAEAQHLAFACGRYEGIDERVLEYASEAFDVRPVSIGDYVLNGGEVAVLAMVEAIGRLIPGVIGNPESLIEESHSDGLLEYPVYTKPGTWEGREVPEVLLSGNHGKIARFRRNKQLERTATRRPDLIVQLDASTLNRHDRDTLWHNGFAIIDGRVVSKDQIAPQ, via the coding sequence ATGCGCATCGATGTTGTCTCCATCTTCCCGGAGTACCTTGCCGCCCTGGACTTGTCGCTGATCGGCAAGGCCCGGCGGGAGAAGCTGCTGGATCTGAACGTGCACGACCTGCGCGACTACACCCACGACCGCCACCGCACCGTGGACGACACCCCCTACGGCGGCGGCGCCGGCATGGTCATGAAACCGGAACCTTGGGGTGCCGCGCTGGCACGCATCGCCACCGAATCCCCGGTCTCCAACGCGCCGCTGGGCGACAAGCCGATCCTGATCGTTCCCTCGCCGGCCGGCGCGGTCTTCGACCAGGAAATGGCCTACGAACTGGCCGAGGCACAGCACCTGGCCTTTGCCTGCGGCAGGTACGAGGGCATCGACGAGCGGGTCCTGGAATATGCCTCCGAGGCCTTCGACGTGCGCCCGGTCTCCATCGGCGACTACGTGCTCAACGGGGGAGAGGTCGCGGTGTTGGCGATGGTCGAGGCCATTGGCCGGCTGATCCCCGGGGTCATCGGAAACCCGGAGTCGCTCATCGAGGAATCGCACTCCGACGGACTGCTGGAATACCCGGTGTACACCAAGCCCGGCACCTGGGAGGGCCGCGAGGTCCCCGAGGTGCTGCTCTCGGGCAACCACGGCAAGATCGCGCGCTTCCGCCGCAACAAGCAGCTGGAGCGCACCGCCACCCGGCGCCCGGACCTGATCGTGCAGCTGGATGCCTCCACGCTGAATCGCCACGACCGCGACACCCTGTGGCACAACGGCTTTGCCATCATTGATGGCCGCGTCGTGTCCAAGGACCAGATCGCACCCCAGTAG
- the thiC gene encoding phosphomethylpyrimidine synthase ThiC, protein MHSPVQNAAEAAETQSLKSHSLAYIEDNESGIRVPVTRIALEPSPGGKDNAPLQVYRTAGPGSDPVVGLPAFRSSWIEERVDTETYAGRERNLLDDGKSAVRRGKASAEWKGSRPVPRRAEAGKRVTQMHYARAGIITPEMRFVALRENCDVELVRSEVAAGRAIIPVNINHPESEPMIIGKAFLVKINANIGNSAVTSSIAEEVDKLQWATRWGADTVMDLSTGDDIHTTREWLIRNSPVPIGTVPIYQALEKVNGEANALTWEIFRDTVIEQCEQGVDYMTIHAGVLLRYVPLSANRVTGIVSRGGAIMAGWCLAHHQENFLYTHFDELCEIFAQYDVAFSLGDGLRPGSIADANDAAQFAELDTLAELTKRAWEYDVQVMVEGPGHIPFHLVRENVERQQELCNGAPFYTLGPLVTDIAPGYDHITSAIGATEIARYGTAMLCYVTPKEHLGLPNKDDVKTGVITYKIAAHAADLAKGHPGASERDDALSKARFEFRWRDQFALSLDPVTAEAFHDETLPAEPAKTAHFCSMCGPKFCSMRISQDIRDEYGSADSQAAIAQMVDGMREKSQEFLASGGKVYLPEPGMPARA, encoded by the coding sequence ATGCACAGCCCTGTCCAAAACGCCGCGGAAGCAGCAGAGACCCAGTCCCTGAAGTCCCATTCGCTGGCCTACATCGAGGACAACGAGTCCGGGATCCGGGTCCCGGTCACACGGATCGCGCTGGAGCCATCCCCCGGCGGAAAGGACAACGCCCCGCTTCAGGTCTACCGCACCGCCGGTCCGGGAAGCGACCCGGTGGTTGGCCTACCGGCGTTCCGCAGCAGCTGGATCGAGGAACGCGTGGACACCGAGACCTATGCCGGGCGTGAGAGGAATCTGCTCGACGACGGGAAGTCGGCGGTGCGCCGAGGCAAGGCCTCGGCCGAATGGAAGGGCAGCCGGCCGGTTCCCCGGCGCGCCGAGGCAGGGAAGCGGGTGACCCAGATGCATTACGCCCGGGCCGGAATCATCACCCCCGAGATGCGCTTCGTGGCCCTGCGCGAGAACTGCGACGTGGAACTGGTGCGCAGCGAGGTCGCCGCGGGCCGGGCGATCATCCCGGTGAACATCAACCACCCCGAGTCCGAGCCGATGATCATCGGCAAGGCGTTCCTGGTGAAGATCAATGCAAATATCGGCAACTCGGCGGTGACCAGCTCCATCGCCGAGGAGGTGGACAAGCTGCAGTGGGCCACCCGGTGGGGCGCCGACACCGTGATGGACCTTTCCACCGGGGACGACATCCACACCACCCGCGAATGGTTGATCCGCAACTCCCCCGTCCCCATCGGCACCGTGCCGATCTACCAGGCCCTGGAAAAGGTCAACGGCGAGGCCAACGCGCTGACCTGGGAAATCTTCCGGGACACCGTGATCGAGCAGTGCGAACAGGGCGTGGACTACATGACCATCCACGCCGGGGTGCTGCTGCGCTACGTTCCGCTGTCGGCCAACCGCGTGACCGGCATCGTTTCGCGCGGCGGGGCCATCATGGCCGGTTGGTGCCTGGCCCACCACCAGGAGAACTTCCTGTACACGCACTTCGACGAGTTGTGCGAGATCTTCGCGCAATACGACGTGGCCTTCTCGCTGGGCGACGGGCTGCGCCCGGGTTCCATCGCCGATGCAAACGACGCCGCCCAGTTCGCGGAGCTCGACACCCTGGCCGAGCTCACGAAACGGGCCTGGGAGTACGACGTGCAGGTCATGGTCGAGGGGCCCGGCCACATCCCCTTCCACCTGGTGCGGGAGAACGTGGAGCGCCAGCAGGAACTGTGCAACGGCGCCCCCTTCTACACCCTGGGCCCGCTGGTCACCGACATCGCGCCGGGCTACGACCACATCACCAGCGCCATCGGCGCCACCGAGATCGCCCGCTACGGCACCGCGATGCTCTGCTACGTCACCCCCAAGGAACACCTGGGCCTGCCAAACAAGGACGACGTGAAGACCGGGGTGATCACCTACAAGATCGCCGCCCACGCAGCGGACCTGGCCAAGGGCCACCCGGGCGCCTCCGAGCGCGACGACGCGCTGTCCAAGGCGCGCTTCGAGTTCCGCTGGCGCGACCAGTTCGCCCTGTCGCTGGATCCGGTCACCGCCGAGGCCTTCCACGACGAGACGCTGCCGGCCGAGCCCGCGAAGACCGCGCATTTCTGCTCCATGTGCGGGCCGAAGTTCTGCTCGATGCGCATCAGCCAGGACATCCGCGACGAATACGGCTCGGCGGACTCGCAGGCGGCCATCGCGCAGATGGTGGACGGCATGCGCGAAAAGAGCCAGGAGTTCCTGGCCTCCGGCGGCAAGGTCTACCTGCCCGAGCCCGGGATGCCCGCCCGGGCGTAG
- the rimM gene encoding ribosome maturation factor RimM (Essential for efficient processing of 16S rRNA): MRLQVARIGKPHGIRGEVTVQVLTDAPEDRFVPGAVFEVEHPSIKQLTVEGARWNKEILLLAFEELLDRNTAETVRGAKLFIDTEEVEDDSEGWYEHELVDLEARVDDKVVGKVTALRTGNVQDLLVVESTEGHEIYVPFVEDIVPEVNIEGGYIMLTPPAGLFEVNREDGTGENAAGKEA, from the coding sequence ATGCGCCTCCAGGTCGCCCGCATTGGCAAACCACACGGCATCCGCGGAGAGGTGACCGTCCAGGTGCTCACCGATGCGCCGGAAGACAGGTTTGTTCCCGGTGCGGTCTTCGAGGTCGAGCACCCCAGCATCAAGCAACTCACCGTCGAGGGAGCACGCTGGAACAAGGAAATCCTGTTGCTGGCCTTCGAGGAGCTGCTTGACCGCAACACCGCCGAGACGGTGCGCGGGGCCAAGCTGTTCATCGACACCGAAGAGGTCGAGGACGATTCCGAGGGCTGGTACGAGCACGAACTGGTGGACCTCGAGGCCCGCGTGGATGACAAGGTCGTCGGCAAGGTCACCGCGCTGCGCACCGGCAATGTCCAGGACCTGCTGGTTGTCGAATCCACCGAAGGCCACGAGATCTACGTGCCCTTCGTCGAGGACATCGTCCCCGAGGTCAACATCGAGGGCGGCTACATCATGCTGACCCCGCCGGCCGGCCTCTTCGAGGTCAACCGCGAGGACGGCACGGGCGAGAACGCAGCAGGCAAGGAAGCCTAG